One window from the genome of Rhodobacteraceae bacterium S2214 encodes:
- the tsaE gene encoding tRNA (adenosine(37)-N6)-threonylcarbamoyltransferase complex ATPase subunit type 1 TsaE yields the protein MTTTSLFFPLESDTQRFAAQMSAVLAPGDTILLSGDIGAGKSAFSRAVIRAMVGAEIDVPSPTFTLVQTYETETAEIWHCDLYRLTHPDEAFELGLDEAFETAICLIEWPDRLGDDAPSNALTLHFQALENGHSVTYSPNSAWAKRLEHLND from the coding sequence ATGACCACGACCTCGCTATTTTTCCCGCTTGAATCCGATACGCAGCGCTTTGCCGCGCAAATGTCGGCTGTCCTAGCCCCCGGTGATACGATCCTGCTGTCAGGTGACATCGGGGCCGGAAAGTCGGCATTCTCAAGGGCGGTCATTCGGGCGATGGTTGGTGCAGAAATCGACGTTCCATCGCCAACCTTCACCCTTGTCCAGACATACGAAACGGAGACCGCAGAGATTTGGCACTGCGATCTCTATCGGCTCACGCATCCGGATGAAGCGTTCGAACTCGGGCTTGATGAGGCGTTTGAAACTGCGATCTGTTTGATCGAATGGCCCGATAGATTGGGCGACGATGCCCCGTCAAATGCCCTAACACTGCATTTCCAGGCCTTGGAAAATGGCCATTCAGTCACCTATTCGCCAAACTCGGCATGGGCCAAACGGTTGGAACATCTCAATGACTGA
- a CDS encoding phosphotransferase: MTDRASLIGDFLKGSQWENWAQHALAGDASSRRYLRLTNENQSVILMDADPQTGQSTATFVKIGDWLADQHLRPPQTLIHDPNNGLLLLEDLGRTDFTIQLTHAPDQATQLYTAATDILVALDRATPPPDLARMTPEVGGEMLEITAEWYGDPQQTQIATEMSDHMARLCPTADKIALRDYHAENLIWRADKKGTDRVGLLDYQDAFIAPRGYDLVSLLRDVRRVVDPDLARAMTDHFIVETDADPNAMQAALACLAVQRNLRILGVFARLARRDGKTRYMAMIPHVRQMIQTDLAHPALQKLQKCVEQTLPAPENAAIKDLL; this comes from the coding sequence ATGACTGATCGGGCATCGTTGATCGGCGATTTCCTGAAAGGGTCGCAGTGGGAAAATTGGGCGCAACACGCACTTGCCGGTGATGCATCATCGCGGCGTTATCTGCGCCTGACCAATGAAAACCAGTCGGTCATTCTCATGGACGCGGACCCGCAGACGGGACAAAGCACTGCGACATTTGTGAAAATCGGTGACTGGTTGGCGGATCAACATCTGCGCCCCCCGCAAACCCTGATTCATGATCCGAACAATGGTCTACTGCTACTCGAAGATCTCGGGCGCACCGATTTCACAATCCAATTGACCCACGCACCCGATCAAGCAACCCAGCTTTATACAGCTGCAACCGACATTCTGGTGGCACTTGATCGCGCAACCCCGCCACCAGACCTGGCACGCATGACACCCGAGGTCGGCGGCGAAATGCTGGAAATCACTGCCGAATGGTACGGTGACCCCCAGCAAACACAGATCGCTACCGAAATGTCTGACCACATGGCACGGCTCTGTCCAACGGCTGATAAGATTGCGCTGCGGGACTATCACGCCGAAAATCTGATTTGGCGCGCCGATAAAAAGGGCACCGACAGAGTTGGCCTGCTTGACTATCAAGACGCATTTATCGCGCCGCGTGGCTACGATCTTGTTTCGTTGCTCCGTGATGTCCGGCGCGTCGTTGATCCCGATCTGGCCCGCGCCATGACGGACCACTTCATCGTCGAAACCGACGCTGATCCCAATGCCATGCAAGCCGCACTTGCCTGTCTGGCTGTCCAACGGAACCTGCGCATTTTGGGTGTTTTCGCGCGGCTCGCACGTCGCGACGGGAAAACACGATACATGGCCATGATCCCGCATGTGAGGCAAATGATCCAAACCGATCTTGCCCACCCTGCCCTGCAAAAATTGCAAAAATGCGTTGAACAGACACTACCTGCGCCGGAAAATGCGGCAATTAAGGACCTGCTATGA
- a CDS encoding PAS-domain containing protein, with protein MESLGLLEVALIATISLGGTAAVALGFWFYCTLGLNHRYAGLDNIVPTFLFDGNELRDATPDAQMLIKDVPPHMNERESMLHILSARFPTLNTVMDRIGRNEVHTLTATDDSAISLEVTEIDGLIQVKLIGTCTQDSLTISAIAAQDAMLDELTMLRNIADKSPHMVWQQDSDGQLNWANQAYLDLCDLISDDQNKSVKSWPSEPAFPDLHHDMTADDHVSRRKSIDIPAKNGEAWFDITTFKNGNDALHFASNANKAVLAEQEKRKAVQMFGRIFAQLSTGLATFDANHRLTMFNPALIEMTNLAPEFLSSKPSMQMFLDSLREARLLPEPKDYVKWREQFPLNDSSTKRTAYCENWEIADGQTFKVIGQPARDGSYAFFFEDITAEISMTRRFRSDLETGQGVMDALPDAIAVFSANGTLVTTNKAYADLWDVDYDTTVRVHDLRAEMMMWQSHCAAAPIWGELRDFIGKSGHRKLWTDRAILDDGRQFTCKAQPIAGGKTMISFSVLSRMSPRVQQKLAMPDPAIYGLKG; from the coding sequence ATGGAATCACTAGGGCTTTTGGAGGTGGCGTTGATCGCTACCATATCGTTGGGTGGGACTGCGGCTGTCGCATTAGGGTTTTGGTTTTACTGCACGCTCGGTTTGAACCATCGCTACGCGGGTTTAGACAACATCGTTCCGACATTTCTGTTTGATGGGAACGAATTGCGCGACGCAACACCCGACGCACAGATGTTGATTAAGGACGTCCCGCCGCACATGAACGAACGGGAATCCATGTTGCATATCTTAAGTGCGCGCTTTCCGACACTGAACACAGTCATGGACCGTATCGGTCGAAATGAAGTGCATACACTGACGGCAACGGACGATTCAGCCATTTCTCTTGAGGTCACCGAAATCGACGGTTTGATCCAAGTAAAACTGATCGGGACATGCACCCAAGATAGTTTGACGATCAGTGCAATCGCCGCGCAAGATGCGATGCTTGATGAACTGACCATGCTTCGGAACATCGCGGACAAATCCCCGCACATGGTATGGCAGCAAGACAGCGACGGGCAGCTAAATTGGGCCAATCAGGCATATCTCGACCTGTGCGACCTCATATCTGACGATCAGAATAAGTCCGTTAAATCGTGGCCAAGCGAACCTGCTTTCCCCGATTTGCATCACGATATGACCGCCGACGATCACGTGTCGCGGCGTAAATCGATCGATATTCCGGCCAAAAATGGCGAAGCGTGGTTCGATATCACAACCTTCAAAAACGGAAACGACGCGCTACATTTCGCGAGCAATGCGAATAAGGCAGTCCTTGCGGAACAGGAGAAACGCAAAGCCGTTCAAATGTTTGGCCGTATATTCGCGCAACTTTCGACCGGACTTGCAACTTTTGACGCGAACCATCGCCTGACGATGTTTAATCCGGCGCTCATCGAAATGACAAATCTGGCGCCGGAATTTCTAAGCAGCAAACCGTCGATGCAAATGTTTCTGGACAGCCTGAGAGAAGCACGGCTGCTGCCGGAACCCAAAGATTACGTCAAATGGAGAGAACAATTCCCGCTGAACGATTCATCTACGAAACGCACAGCCTATTGCGAAAACTGGGAAATCGCCGACGGGCAAACGTTCAAGGTAATCGGCCAGCCCGCACGAGATGGATCTTACGCCTTCTTCTTCGAAGACATCACTGCTGAAATTTCCATGACCCGCCGTTTTCGGTCAGACCTCGAAACCGGACAAGGCGTTATGGACGCTTTACCCGATGCAATCGCTGTTTTTTCAGCAAACGGTACATTGGTGACAACGAACAAGGCCTACGCCGACCTTTGGGATGTCGACTATGACACAACTGTGCGCGTGCACGATCTACGGGCAGAAATGATGATGTGGCAAAGCCATTGCGCCGCTGCACCGATTTGGGGCGAATTGCGCGACTTCATTGGCAAAAGCGGGCATCGCAAACTGTGGACCGATCGCGCGATTTTGGACGATGGACGACAGTTTACCTGTAAGGCGCAACCAATTGCTGGTGGTAAGACGATGATTTCATTCTCCGTCCTGTCGCGGATGAGCCCTCGGGTTCAGCAAAAATTGGCCATGCCTGACCCAGCGATCTACGGGCTGAAAGGCTGA
- a CDS encoding nucleotidyltransferase family protein: protein MTSIMLFAAGLGTRMGPLTADKPKPMVEVAGRPLIDHALDLAKGQPLDPPVVNLHYKADILRDHLTDRSVVFSDETDLLRDTGGGLRHALPLLGPDPVVTLNTDAIWNGPNPIAQLLNAWRDDMEGLLMLIPTAQVLGHKGNGDFVVDDTGRLTRQPGHIYSGLQMIRTDGLAEISDDVFSLNRLWDNAIARGTLHGITYAGRWCDVGQPDSIPVAETLIGENADV from the coding sequence ATGACCTCTATCATGTTATTCGCGGCGGGCCTTGGCACGCGCATGGGTCCACTGACCGCCGACAAACCAAAACCGATGGTAGAAGTCGCGGGACGCCCGTTAATCGATCACGCGCTTGATCTGGCCAAAGGTCAACCGTTGGATCCACCCGTCGTGAACCTGCACTACAAAGCAGACATTCTGCGTGACCATTTGACTGATCGATCTGTCGTGTTTTCCGACGAAACCGATTTGCTGCGCGATACCGGTGGTGGACTGCGTCACGCGCTTCCGCTGCTGGGCCCCGATCCCGTCGTCACGCTGAATACGGACGCCATATGGAACGGGCCAAATCCGATTGCGCAGCTGCTGAACGCGTGGCGTGATGACATGGAAGGTCTACTTATGTTGATCCCGACTGCGCAAGTTCTGGGTCACAAAGGCAATGGCGACTTCGTCGTCGACGACACAGGACGCCTGACCCGCCAACCCGGTCACATTTACAGCGGCCTGCAAATGATCCGCACCGATGGTTTGGCCGAAATTTCGGACGACGTATTTTCCCTTAACCGCCTATGGGACAACGCAATTGCACGCGGCACTTTGCACGGGATCACATATGCGGGCCGTTGGTGCGATGTTGGCCAACCTGACAGCATCCCGGTCGCAGAAACACTGATCGGTGAGAATGCCGATGTTTGA